One Castanea sativa cultivar Marrone di Chiusa Pesio chromosome 4, ASM4071231v1 DNA window includes the following coding sequences:
- the LOC142631865 gene encoding NAD(P)H-quinone oxidoreductase subunit O, chloroplastic: MAFSATFSQNSFSCLSQLPHNLRRNPLRFPSIRAVKSTEPEKEKTVETKSEESSVSNAQPSTTPPKTPRKPVYSMKKGQIVRVDKEKYLSSVNYLSVGHPPYYKGLDYIYEDRGEVLDIRNFETGEYALIGWVGIPTAPAWLPTDMLIKSDKLNYERM; this comes from the exons ATGGCTTTCTCTGCAACGTTCTCACAAAACTCATTCTCATGCCTCTCTCAACTCCCTCACAACTTAAGAAGAAACCCCCTTCGTTTTCCGTCAATTCGAGCTGTAAAATCCACTGAACCGGAGAAGGAAAAGACTGTGGAAACAAAGAGCGAAGAATCATCTGTTTCTAATGCTCAACCATCAACCACACCTCCTAAGACCCCCAGAAAGCCCGTCTATTCGA TGAAGAAAGGTCAGATTGTGAGGGTGGACAAGGAGAAGTATCTCAGTAGTGTCAAT TATCTATCTGTTGGGCACCCACCATACTACAAAGGCTTGGACTACATTTATGAAGACCGTGGTGAG GTCTTGGATATACGTAATTTCGAAACCGGGGAGTATGCACTA ATTGGATGGGTTGGGATCCCAACTGCACCAGCTTGGCTTCCAACAGACATGCTTATCAAG TCAGATAAACTCAATTACGAGAGAATGTGA